In Ruegeria sp. YS9, the genomic window CAGGCCGAGACAACTGAAACTTCGTTGAAGTCCAGCACCTGCCCTTTGGGGTCATAAGTGAAATACGTGCGGGCAGATTCGAAGGGGACCGGGCGTGTTTCGGGGTTTGGCTGAACGGCCCCCGCCCCCAGATTCAGAGTTGCGTATACGGTTTCGATCGATCCTTGTTCATCGATTCCACCCCGCAAGGCACCCGAAATCGGGGCCCGCAGAACCTGCAACCAGGCAAGGGCGGGCGTTTGGCCCGCGATGTCCTCGGCTGGCAGGTCAGTGACCGAGATCCCGAATTGTGCGGCAGGTGTACCCAGAACGCTTGTGTAATTGGCCTCGATGGCACTGACATAGTCTCGCCCCGCCAGAACCGAAAACCCGGTCGCCAAGCGCACTTCGTTGCCGCTTCGGTTGGCTTGAATATGCCCGCCATCCAGAATCCAGGACCGCCCTTGCCGAAGATCGCGATAATCCAGCGTGATCGCATCAAACTCGACCGAGGTCAGTGCAGACAGGGCCGGAGACAGGAAGACCTGATCCGAAGCTGCGATAAGCTGCGCCAGGTTCGGGGCCTCCTGCACCGGTGCGCTGCCGGACCCGACCGTAAGACTCAGCGCCCCGTCCTTGTCCCGGGTCACGGCGATCTGCGCACCGCTCAGAATAATTCTTTTCGGGCGGACGTGCCCCCGCAACAAGGGGCGCATGGCCAGACTGGCGCGCATGTCGGACACCTGCGCAATTTGCCGACCCGCCGCATCGCTGATGGCCACATCGGTCAGACGCAGGCGCGGCCGCCAACCCTCGTGAATGATGAAACTGACATCGCCAAACCGGATTTGCAGCCCGCCCAAAGCCTGCTCAAGCCGCGCCTCGACCCTGTCCCGCAGCCAGACGGGTGCGTGCATTCTTTGCCCGACAACCATGAAACCGGTGAACAACGCCAGCAGCACCAGCACAAAAGCGCCGCGCATGGCCCACAGGCCAGCGGCCCGACGGCGAGACCGACGGCGCACGGGCTTGTCCGCCTGTGCTCCGTCACCGTCTTCGTGCTGCTTCAAATTGCTGTCCACGCCTTCCAACCCGCACGCGTTGCTCTATGATACCAGGCAGCCTTTAAAAACCTTCAGCGGAGTTTCCAATGCCCGACGTTTCAGACATCGCCCCTGACTTCACTTTGCCGCGCGACGGCGGCGGCGAGGTGACGCTTTCGGCGTTGCGCGGTAGCACCGTGGTTCTGTTCTTCTACCCCCGTGATGATACGCCGGGCTGCACCAAGGAATCCATCGGTTTCTCGGAACAACTTCAGGCCTTTGCGGATGCGGGTGCTCAAGTTTTCGGCATCTCGCGCGACAGCGTCGCCAAACATGACAAATTCGTCGCCAAGCATGGGCTGACAACACCGCTGTTGTCGGATGAGAACGCGACCGTCTGCGAGGATTACGGTGTGTGGGTCGAAAAGAACATGTACGGGCGCAAGTCGATGGGGATCGAGCGTTCCACCTTCATCATCGACCCGGAAGGCAAAATTGCCCGCGTTTGGCGCAAGGTCAAGGTTCCCGGTCACGTGGACGAGGTGCTGGAGGCCGTGCGGGCGCTGTAACGCCCTCGACCACGGTCGCCATCCGGTTTAAGAGCCACAGGATCAACCAGGCGGAGAATAATGGTGTCCAAATCGCTGACTCAGATGGCGACCGAAGTTCTTGCAACGGCGGAAGGTCGGGAAAAGACCGCCCTGTCCAAACAGCACGCCGCCGCGTGGTTTGCGTCGCGCAAGGGCGACGCACCGCCGATCGAGATCGGAACCGCGTCACCGCCGCTGCGACCCGCGCGCCCGGACCGGCCCGAACTCCTGTCTCCGCGCGAGGTGCCAAAGCGGAAGCCGGGCACCGAAGCGGGTCGCATCGCCCTGTTGCATGCCGTCGCGCATATCGAACTGAACGCCGTCGATCTGCATTGGGACATCATCGCCCGCTTTGGCCATGTGCCGATGCCGATCGGGTTTTATGACGATTGGGTGAAATGCGCCGAAGAGGAATCGCGCCATTTCGAGATGGTCTGCGATTGCCTTGAACAGATGGGCAGCCACTATGGTGCCTTGCCGGCCCATGCCGGAATGTGGCGTGCGGCCGAGGACACCGCAGACGACCTGATGGGACGGCTGGCGGTCGTGCCGATGGTGCTTGAAGCGCGCGGTCTGGACGTGACCCCCGGCATGATCGAGATCTTTCGCAAGGCCAGGGCCGAGCAGGCCATTGCCGCACTTGAGGTGATCTATGCCGAAGAAGTCGGCCATGTCGCCTATGGGTCCAAGTGGTTCCATTTCCTGTGCGGCCGGGAAAACGCCGACCCGAAGGATGTGTTTCACACTCTGGTGCGCCGGTATTTCCACGGCGTCCTGAAACCACCCTTCAACGAGGAAAAGCGGGCAGAGGCCGGGTTGCCACCGGACTTTTACTGGCCGCTGACCGAAGACCTGCCCGCGCCCGGCGAAATCACAAACTGACACCTCAGCATTGTTTTCGGCAATTTCCCGCCGATCTTTGGGGGGATTTCCACGCTGTTGGCGCCAGACTGATCAACAAACTTGCCCGAACGCTGCCTGCCCTTTATGCAATCGGCCCAAGGAGCGGCCGGCACTCACGACCGGGCCCGATCTTGGGGATGAGAGGTAGGACGCGTGCGAACACGTCTGGCAATAAAAATACACTCTGCACTTGAACGGTTCTTTCCGGAACGCCGGGTTTTTCTGAAGTCTGACAAAGATACACGCTTTATCCGTCTCAGTTCGGAAACACAGGTGGTCGCGGTGGCCGGTGTTGCTGTCATGGTCGGATGGACTGCGGTGGCAACCGCCATTCTGCTGATGGACAGCATCGGTTCGGGCAATTTCCGGGAACAGGCGAAACGCGACCAGGCCACCTATCAGGAACGTTTGAATATCCTGTCCGCTGAACGCGACGCGCGTGCGAAGGAGGCCCTGGCCGCTCAGGATCGTTTCAACGCCGCGCTGGAACAGATTTCGGCCATGCAGTCCGAACTGCTGGCCTCGGAAAACCGCCGTCGCGAACTTGAGACGGGGATCGAAGTCATCCAGACCACGCTGCGCACGACCATGAAACAGCGGGAAGATGCGCGGGCGGAACTGGCGGCGCTGAAGCAGGAAACCAGCAACGCTGACATGTACGTTGCTGCCTCCACCGCCCCGGTGCAGATGGCGTTCATGACGGACGCCCTGGCGCGCACGGCCGAGGAACGCGACCAGATCGC contains:
- a CDS encoding ferritin-like domain-containing protein, coding for MATEVLATAEGREKTALSKQHAAAWFASRKGDAPPIEIGTASPPLRPARPDRPELLSPREVPKRKPGTEAGRIALLHAVAHIELNAVDLHWDIIARFGHVPMPIGFYDDWVKCAEEESRHFEMVCDCLEQMGSHYGALPAHAGMWRAAEDTADDLMGRLAVVPMVLEARGLDVTPGMIEIFRKARAEQAIAALEVIYAEEVGHVAYGSKWFHFLCGRENADPKDVFHTLVRRYFHGVLKPPFNEEKRAEAGLPPDFYWPLTEDLPAPGEITN
- a CDS encoding peroxiredoxin, which codes for MPDVSDIAPDFTLPRDGGGEVTLSALRGSTVVLFFYPRDDTPGCTKESIGFSEQLQAFADAGAQVFGISRDSVAKHDKFVAKHGLTTPLLSDENATVCEDYGVWVEKNMYGRKSMGIERSTFIIDPEGKIARVWRKVKVPGHVDEVLEAVRAL